In the Carassius gibelio isolate Cgi1373 ecotype wild population from Czech Republic chromosome B24, carGib1.2-hapl.c, whole genome shotgun sequence genome, one interval contains:
- the cpne3 gene encoding copine-3 isoform X1, translating into MAASCVTKVELTVSCENLLDMDVCSKSDPLCVLLMNTSGNQWFEVDRTERVKNCLNPKFAKKFVVDYYFEVVQKLRFGVYDIDNKTVDLSDDDFLGEFECSLGQIVSSSKLTRPLVLKNKRPAGKGTITISAEEIKDNRVVDFEMQARKLDKKDFFGKSDPYLEFYRQTETGWQLAHRTEVVKNNLNPCWRPFKIPLQSLCAGDMEKPIKVECYDYDNDGSHDLIGIFETNMKRLQEASRSAPAEFECINSKKKQKKKNYKNSGVVSVKLCQITREYTFLDYIMGGCQINFTVGIDFTGSNGDPRSPDSLHYISPQGVNEYLSAIWSVGLVVQDYDSDKMFPAFGFGAQIPPSWQVSHEFPLNFNPANPFCAGVEGVVEAYRMCLPQVKLYGPTNFAPIINHMASFAQQALQQKTASQYFVLLIITDGVITDMDQTRGAIVAASRLPMSIIIVGVGKADFTDMEILDGDDGRLRSITGEPAVRDIVQFVPFRKFMNSPKEELSKCVLAEVPGQVVNFFKMMKLPPPTSNTPVEAQTGPTQN; encoded by the exons ATGGCTGCGTCGTGTGTGACCAAGGTGGAGCTGACAGTCTCCTGTGAAAACCTGCTGGACATGGATGTGTGCTCCAAATCTGACCCGCTGTGTGTCCTGCTCATGAACACATCGGGAAACCAGTGGTTTGAG GTCGATCGCACTGAGAGGGTTAAGAACTGCTTGAACCCCAAATTTGCCAAGAAGTTTGTTGTCGATTACTACTTCGAGGTTGTTCAGAAACTCAGATTCGGGGTTTACGATATTGACAATAAAACCGTTGACTTGAGCGATGACGACTTCCTGGGTGAGTTCGAGTGCTCGCTGGGACAG ATTGTTTCCAGTAGCAAGCTGACGAGACCTTTAGTGCTGAAGAACAAGAGACCTGCAGGAAAGGGAACAATTACG ATCAGTGCGGAGGAAATCAAGGACAACAGAGTAGTGGATTTTGAGATGCAGGCCAGAAAACTGGACAAAAAG GATTTCTTTGGAAAATCAGACCCCTACCTGGAATTTTACAGGCAGACGGAAACAGGCTGGCAGCTTGCTCATAGAACTGAG GTTGTGAAGAATAACTTGAACCCTTGCTGGAGGCCTTTTAAAATCCCTCTACAGTCTCTCTGTGCAGGAGACATGGAGAAACCAATCAAG GTTGAATGTTACGATTATGACAACGATGGATCTCATGATTTGATAGGGATTTTTGAGACCAATATGAAGCGTCTGCAAGAGGCATCCCGCAGCGCTCCG GCAGAATTTGAGTGCATAAACAGTAAAaagaaacagaagaagaaaaattatAAGAACTCGGGAGTCGTGAGTGTGAAGCTTTGTCAG ATTACCAGGGAATACACCTTTTTGGACTACATCATGGGAGGCTGCCAAATAAATTTCACT GTGGGCATAGACTTCACAGGGTCAAATGGTGACCCCAGGTCACCCGATTCTCTACATTACATCAGTCCTCAAGGTGTGAATGAATATCTCTCAGCCATCTGGTCAGTTGGGCTCGTGGTCCAGGACTATGACAG TGACAAAATGTTTCCTGCGTTTGGATTTGGCGCCCAGATTCCTCCTTCATGGCAG gtgtctCATGAGTTCCCTCTCAACTTCAATCCCGCAAATCCGTTTTGTGCTG GTGTGGAGGGTGTGGTGGAGGCCTACAGGATGTGCCTTCCTCAGGTCAAACTTTACGGGCCTACGAACTTCGCTCCCATTATTAACCACATGGCTAGTTTCGCACAGCAGGCTTTACAGCAGAAGACAGCGTCG CAATACTTTGTCCTGCTGATCATCACGGACGGAGTGATCACAGACATGGACCAGACGCGTGGAGCTATAGTGGCCGCCTCCCGCTTGCCCATGTCAATCATTATTGTGGGCGTAGGCAAAGCCGACTTCACAGATATGGAGATTCTGGACGGAGATGATGGGCGACTGAGGTCTATCACGGGAGAACCGGCCGTACGTGACATTGTGCAGTTTGTGCCCTTCAGAAAGTTCATGAAC tctCCTAAAGAGGAGCTCTCCAAGTGTGTTCTAGCCGAGGTTCCTGGTCAGGTCGTCAACTTCTTTAAAATGATGAAGCTCCCGCCTCCGACGTCAAACACTCCAGTGGAAGCTCAGACCGGGCCGACACAGAACTGA
- the cpne3 gene encoding copine-3 isoform X2 has translation MAASCVTKVELTVSCENLLDMDVCSKSDPLCVLLMNTSGNQWFEVDRTERVKNCLNPKFAKKFVVDYYFEVVQKLRFGVYDIDNKTVDLSDDDFLGEFECSLGQIVSSSKLTRPLVLKNKRPAGKGTITISAEEIKDNRVVDFEMQARKLDKKDFFGKSDPYLEFYRQTETGWQLAHRTEVVKNNLNPCWRPFKIPLQSLCAGDMEKPIKVECYDYDNDGSHDLIGIFETNMKRLQEASRSAPAEFECINSKKKQKKKNYKNSGVVSVKLCQITREYTFLDYIMGGCQINFTVGIDFTGSNGDPRSPDSLHYISPQGVNEYLSAIWSVGLVVQDYDSDKMFPAFGFGAQIPPSWQVSHEFPLNFNPANPFCAGVEGVVEAYRMCLPQVKLYGPTNFAPIINHMASFAQQALQQKTASQYFVLLIITDGVITDMDQTRGAIVAASRLPMSIIIVGVGKADFTDMEILDGDDGRLRSITGEPAVRDIVQFVPFRKFMNAPREMLAQCVLAELPQQVTSYFRYINLSPPHEPKQS, from the exons ATGGCTGCGTCGTGTGTGACCAAGGTGGAGCTGACAGTCTCCTGTGAAAACCTGCTGGACATGGATGTGTGCTCCAAATCTGACCCGCTGTGTGTCCTGCTCATGAACACATCGGGAAACCAGTGGTTTGAG GTCGATCGCACTGAGAGGGTTAAGAACTGCTTGAACCCCAAATTTGCCAAGAAGTTTGTTGTCGATTACTACTTCGAGGTTGTTCAGAAACTCAGATTCGGGGTTTACGATATTGACAATAAAACCGTTGACTTGAGCGATGACGACTTCCTGGGTGAGTTCGAGTGCTCGCTGGGACAG ATTGTTTCCAGTAGCAAGCTGACGAGACCTTTAGTGCTGAAGAACAAGAGACCTGCAGGAAAGGGAACAATTACG ATCAGTGCGGAGGAAATCAAGGACAACAGAGTAGTGGATTTTGAGATGCAGGCCAGAAAACTGGACAAAAAG GATTTCTTTGGAAAATCAGACCCCTACCTGGAATTTTACAGGCAGACGGAAACAGGCTGGCAGCTTGCTCATAGAACTGAG GTTGTGAAGAATAACTTGAACCCTTGCTGGAGGCCTTTTAAAATCCCTCTACAGTCTCTCTGTGCAGGAGACATGGAGAAACCAATCAAG GTTGAATGTTACGATTATGACAACGATGGATCTCATGATTTGATAGGGATTTTTGAGACCAATATGAAGCGTCTGCAAGAGGCATCCCGCAGCGCTCCG GCAGAATTTGAGTGCATAAACAGTAAAaagaaacagaagaagaaaaattatAAGAACTCGGGAGTCGTGAGTGTGAAGCTTTGTCAG ATTACCAGGGAATACACCTTTTTGGACTACATCATGGGAGGCTGCCAAATAAATTTCACT GTGGGCATAGACTTCACAGGGTCAAATGGTGACCCCAGGTCACCCGATTCTCTACATTACATCAGTCCTCAAGGTGTGAATGAATATCTCTCAGCCATCTGGTCAGTTGGGCTCGTGGTCCAGGACTATGACAG TGACAAAATGTTTCCTGCGTTTGGATTTGGCGCCCAGATTCCTCCTTCATGGCAG gtgtctCATGAGTTCCCTCTCAACTTCAATCCCGCAAATCCGTTTTGTGCTG GTGTGGAGGGTGTGGTGGAGGCCTACAGGATGTGCCTTCCTCAGGTCAAACTTTACGGGCCTACGAACTTCGCTCCCATTATTAACCACATGGCTAGTTTCGCACAGCAGGCTTTACAGCAGAAGACAGCGTCG CAATACTTTGTCCTGCTGATCATCACGGACGGAGTGATCACAGACATGGACCAGACGCGTGGAGCTATAGTGGCCGCCTCCCGCTTGCCCATGTCAATCATTATTGTGGGCGTAGGCAAAGCCGACTTCACAGATATGGAGATTCTGGACGGAGATGATGGGCGACTGAGGTCTATCACGGGAGAACCGGCCGTACGTGACATTGTGCAGTTTGTGCCCTTCAGAAAGTTCATGAAC GCGCCCAGGGAAATGCTTGCCCAATGTGTACTGGCAGAATTACCACAACAAGTCACGTCCTACTTCAGATATATAAACCTGTCGCCTCCACACGAGCCAAAACAATCATAG